One Drosophila santomea strain STO CAGO 1482 chromosome X, Prin_Dsan_1.1, whole genome shotgun sequence DNA segment encodes these proteins:
- the LOC120455499 gene encoding uncharacterized protein LOC120455499, whose product MLKHASTTSSTAATSAAVAINPLSTLLVNSCNSNSTPNSNSNPNSNSSSNNHTGGSGSGHNTPPAVEAEAGIGLGIGIATTATAATTAGTVCTNGTTTNGNGGSPTPAAAAVASTARNIHLRPPQPLNISALNASVSSTLLNEATGAIGGGVAGGVAGGRGCVGNANSTLLNIATPSTPLKPLTPLTQLTPNGHFLGNGSVHHHTYTNQHILASHQQQQQQQQQQQHHHQQHHHHQQTNHAQAQTQTHNLSQLPHNYRNFSHLSANPVRHKLPKSGPSPREALTSLGLLCLISLLLALLSLIFLLRISPNGREDAVGRGAGGEDFIVVYDVTLALGALSLSLNLCCLLVCAIQFLFAVKLREPAFEGRDNQYLVKSSASRTCAVSGFFISIPVFLTGLILYTFSHFHSTPAIVTSLLIGVGIVFCGGAMVHNVFVWQREKTISYRGAPLSHNLSVISAGQLPVTLPVPMPLPPGPFHTYQAAHQGHQNHLVPPSVTAVSPNHSHGSFNPLLLGGGGGGGCCGGGGGAVGAVNSSFLVRPATATPPTPTPRTLANSSCLTAGREASGSVSPGIPPTLDMSNITVLLHELSTLV is encoded by the exons ATGCTGAAGCACGCCTCGACGACGAGCAGTACTGCTGCGACCAGCGCCGCAGTGGCGATCAACCCGCTGTCCACGCTGCTGGTCAAtagctgcaacagcaacagcaccccgaacagcaacagcaacccgaacagcaacagcagcagcaacaaccacactggaggcagcggcagcggccaCAACACACCCCCAGCGGTGGAAGCGGAAGCGGGCATCGGacttggaattggaattgcaACCACCGCGACCGCTGCGACCACAGCAGGCACCGTCTGCACCAACGGCACCACCACCAATGGCAATGGTGGCTCGCCGaccccagcagcagctgccgtgGCGAGCACCGCGCGCAACATCCACCTGCGACCGCCGCAGCCGCTGAATATATCCGCCCTGAATGCGTCCGTTTCGAGCACGCTGCTCAACGAGGCCACAGGTGCCATTGGCGGAGGAGTTGCTGGTGGAGTAGCTGGAGGACGGGGTTGCGTGGGCAACGCCAATTCCACGCTGCTGAACATTGCCACGCCCAGTACGCCGCTCAAACCGCTCACCCCACTTACGCAGTTGACCCCCAATGGGCACTTTCTGGGCAACGGGAGTGTGCACCATCACACCTACACCAACCAACACATCCTGGccagccaccagcagcagcagcaacagcaacaacagcagcaacatcatcatcagcagcaccaccaccaccagcaaaCAAACCATGCGCAAGCGCAAACCCAGACACACAATCTCAGCCAGTTGCCGCACAACTACAGGAACTTCAGCCACCTGAGCGCGAATCCCGTGCGTCACAAGCTGCCCAAGTCGGGTCCTTCGCCCCGCGAGGCCCTCACCAGCCTGGGTCTGCTCTGCCTGA TTTCCCTGCTTCTGGCGCTGCTCTCGCTGATCTTCCTGCTAAGGATATCGCCAAATGGGCGCGAGGACGCGGTGGGTCGTGGCGCTGGCGGTGAGGACTTTATTGTGGTCTACGACGTCACCCTGGCACTGGGCGCCCTCTCCTTGTCGCTCAACCTGTGCTGCCTACTAGTTTGCGCCATCCAGTTCCTGTTCGCCGTTAAGCTGCGCGAGCCGGCCTTCGAGGGTCGCGATAACCAGTACCTGGTCAAGTCCAGTGCCAGCCGCACGTGCGCCGTCAGCGGCTTCTTCATCTCCATACCGGTCTTCCTGACCGGCCTGATCCTGTACACCTTCAGCCATTTCCACTCGACGCCGGCTATCGTGACCAGCCTGCTGATTGGCGTGGGCATAGTCTTTTGCGGCGGCGCCATGGTGCACAACGTGTTCGTGTGGCAGCGCGAGAAGACCATCAGCTACCGCGGAGCTCCGCTATCCCACAACTTGTCGGTGATCTCGGCTGGCCAGCTGCCGGTGACGCTGCCTGTGCCCATGCCACTGCCACCTGGTCCGTTTCACACGTACCAGGCCGCTCACCAGGGGCACCAGAATCACCTAGTGCCGCCATCCGTGACGGCGGTCTCGCCCAACCACTCCCACGGCAGCTTTAACCCCCTGCTGCTTggtggaggcggcggtggcggctgTTGCGGTGGTGGAGGCGGAGCAGTGGGGGCCGTTAACTCATCCTTTCTGGTGCGTCCAGCCACTGCCACACCGCCGACGCCCACGCCCAGGACACTGGCGAATAGCAGCTGCCTGACAGCAGGTCGCGAGGCCAGCGGATCGGTCAGCCCCGGCATTCCGCCCACGCTGGACATGAGCAACATCACCGTCCTGCTGCACGAGCTCTCCACGCTCGTCTAA
- the LOC120457079 gene encoding protein ELYS homolog, translating to MEWHEVELDGSRTIAFPERSVPGFGRESANSDTAEYLGGIIRNGQWGWVTWRYGSDATLLICSMTTGDYLSWHRFWSEPDDLGQRHKQGQRSSIRCVEELFPGDPERTAMLAICLETWDSGEEKPVNCLISTQVLIYSIPGSQVLRRFDLDSLNCSALTFLDQRICGGTRLSQFDGCLAVATEEGMVLMVDLNSDGLLERNHGRSLCSPSSEDEPSYGELYVYSIEEIGNKMDSLLAHCRSKGAHMSVRVDVASCGISCLMGIGLAPGFAAGLEDGQILIYDLIHFHVTTALRLAGAKERVHGAVKRMCLIMPPDDPKPCFYICALYQYADGLHMLLHSVSYRRSYVEQDGDTFRFEHFHSSVVRNHQILDRGICPVIGCTTASTFSFAGDSGTLLIVISWHSNADRKNKLVLFDINQWYKDEMPPCVRQYEVPHYVAGYILSGLQTGLALLLRSNTIMHFVSLQRYDEHFYPNSLTFDCSLLTPTGSRYYAQDGVQHRFLNALRWERATIFLSPQNYHEDIVRLRLLPQFCELNHNATFSKTAMYEVILSVALEHKCGGLLNDCARSWLDGSFLCNMLDSTKLSLSTLTNWIVKRAGQIKTRCSELCQGIFDYGGYSLDERERREFQVLSDQLRELVRLQSYIVEQGRRRLSPSVLDDCQVNERALQTVHEYQRVLYWFIDHGLLPEGQHEDHREHREQPLVRLRHEYSEKRAQRKSLYIDALGKLASLPEPYPPDSLHALMHVMLSPDTELCHKHALVLYLLMDLNQQLAGRFQIAFQLKRDEANSLRSFWFLDHGDYEKCVKELYKDATPASNCEAWQVRLLIEKLLDDGAVKAAMQVASLPPGPLSSALHMNVLLANKNLPEAFQIARLNDDENGKPLLERFFRHCIEIGRFKVLAELYLREPEERLLYSLLRQSRSRQTDCVQLILLLQKSKFIEAVSFMDEVAAERERDDSSSTIISAYRSTMAPVAQNIAGTYLRIRDTLDGLEDGQKGGLLEPFSCQLVKQNASGQLGGIFQSSAVSAHWATHCQSPPKLPPVSIQSKIGYTNVPFLRHAQYGLSELPYRRRIVKPVPHQVVEKRQREQEEQQEQSQQGTKQLYKRRCLKVERLVEDVTDYVRSIREQNSNNSETEGAKQNEATNLLQAPTFLKTRQPTTRQSSSSPQAIPTILKRNAAVEAVEGAPPVATSTALAGAKRFRFMPPIPLRADRSMDVDSEDGVEEEEGEEEEGTDEIIVEIESRSEPRSACSIESDEEDEFLSPLASANVSLVDQVPSRDSPRSFAPPAGPQPRNSLLHGRNDVGSKIATGAGSESSSGFGSFATVQPAQTASHSQFVPTICSSKMCETQSQVFSSGSYVAKISERTTICGEMESTDLGAELTAAPSAQWSLPLARPAIQGHHRMMDTTLGMSTYDVASLEQQDTEDQEQEQELKLGDTQSLEEQQSPQDELMQEQEQEQEQEQRQDQAQTQEPSETGGQLAFLGSAEATAQEPLSSPTYSLSSEDSVLSSAGIRNPLLPTLQTDDPMYSIVVESTGSITTSRSVTHTPTSFLPSDTNVSQTSSPRAPHGEDGDASPISLYRANSLETVDDLDTTKGSLEEEEEYDEDDCVIALDGTEVRGYVARPQQSAASSSAELFAFKDECQEEAAKGPSPFLSLGATVNSDSEVADTIVLDSDDESPKENDTLPEQQKEWPMEEEAPSNESVATVAFSEHKQPLADNNIEMKVVEAVPEVEPLPTDQETQPGGLEEIPEEEVDVEAEEELVVVVEEEANEQSKEGDTTETKEPSQAKALANPEPLLPEEEDSRQSLKLIFSGDEDEEQPMPAVTTRSLRPRRSSMEQLGSPRTLRPRRSSMEQLDSPRTLRPRRSSMEQLDTPRTMRPRRVSQEHRDSPTPVAGRRMRLRSSDGPTTSPTSTPPVSTTKRRGLQHKHLLEVIVEQSPMDTALPRTRSRTLLNVDSEAASSRPATPTNAKGRGKRATSQAPTTESPRVRRSLRGNSEPPVAVSVQPVRKPRAGGVRTRKTSGGDQSPVSSAQTDVPPVVPDSTAQEERPRLRRTARRRISELSDQSGNATTTDAPVSEATSSRTSSRANSATSSTTSTQNRELRPRQRRTSKTEH from the exons TAGCATGACCACCGGCGATTACCTCTCCTGGCACCGCTTCTGGAGCGAACCGGACGATCTGGGGCAGCGACACAAACAGGGGCAGCGCAGCAGCATTCGCTGCGTGGAGGAGCTTTTCCCCGGCGATCCCGAACGCACCGCTATGCTGGCCATTTGCCTGGAGACATGGGACAGCGGCGAGGAAAAACCCGTCAACTGCCTGATCTCTACGCAGGTGCTCATCTACTCGATTCCCGGCAGTCAGGTGCTGCGCCGCTTCGACCTTGACAGCTTGAACTGCAGCGCGCTGACTTTCCTCGATCAAAGAATCTGCGGAGGAACGCGACTGAGTCAATTCGACGGATGTCTGGCCGTGGCCACCGAGGAGGGCATGGTTCTGATGGTCGATCTGAACAGCGACGGGCTGCTGGAGAGAAACCATGGACGCAGCCTTTGCTCCCCCAGTTCCGAGGATGAGCCATCGTACGGGGAGCTCTACGTCTACTCCATCGAGGAGATCGGGAATAAAATGGACTCCTTGCTGGCCCATTGTCGCTCCAAAGGGGCTCATATGTCCGTGCGGGTGGATG TGGCTTCCTGTGGAATCAGTTGCCTGATGGGCATTGGCTTGGCGCCCGGCTTTGCTGCTGGTCTAGAGGATGGGCAAATCCTGATCTACGACTTAATCCATTTCCACGTGACCACAGCTCTGCGACTGGCTGGAGCAAAGGAAAGGGTTCACGGGGCCGTAAAACGAATGTGCCTCATTATGCCGCCGGATGATCCAAAACCCTGTTTCTACATTTGTGCATTGTACCAATACGCCGACGGTCTTCACATGCTGCTGCACTCGGTCAGCTATAGGCGCTCCTACGTGGAGCAGGATGGCGACACGTTCCGTTTCGAG CACTTCCATTCTAGCGTTGTGCGCAACCACCAAATCTTGGACAGAGGCATTTGCCCCGTGATTGGCTGCACCACGGCGTCTACTTTTAGTTTTGCCGGCGACAGCGGAACGCTGCTGATTGTCATCTCGTGGCATTCAAACGCAGATCGCAAGAACAAGCTAGTCTTGTTCGACATTAACCAGTGGTACAAGGATGAGATGCCCCCATGCGTGCGCCAGTACGAAGTTCCTCATTACGTCGCCGGCTACATCCTCAGTGGTTTACAGACGGGACTGGCATTGCTGCTACGTTCCAACACCATTATGCACTTTGTCTCCCTGCAGCGCTACGATGAGCACTTTTATCCCAACTCGCTGACATTTG ATTGTTCACTGTTAACCCCAACTGGCAGCCGGTACTACGCCCAGGATGGAGTGCAACATCGTTTTCTAAACGCCCTACGTTGGGAACGCGCCACGATCTTCCTGAGTCCTCAAAACTACCACGAGGATATCGTTCGCCTGCGTCTGCTGCCACAGTTCTGCGAGCTTAACCATAACGCCACATTCTCTAAG ACTGCCATGTACGAGGTGATACTGTCGGTGGCCCTGGAGCACAAGTGCGGAGGCTTGCTGAACGACTGCGCCCGGAGTTGGCTGGACGGCAGCTTCTTGTGCAACATGCTTGATAGCACGAAACTCTCCCTGTCCACGCTGACCAACTGGATCGTCAAGCGAGCTGGACAGATCAAGACGCGCTGCTCGGAACTTTGCCAGGGCATCTTTGACTACGGCGGCTACTCACTGGACGAGCGGGAACGCCGAGAGTTTCAGGTGCTCTCCGACCAGCTGCGTGAGTTGGTGCGCTTGCAGTCCTACATTGTCGAGCAGGGACGGCGCAGGCTATCCCCCTCAGTGTTGGACGATTGCCAGGTCAACGAGCGGGCGCTGCAGACGGTGCACGAGTACCAAAGGGTGCTCTACTGGTTTATAGACCATGGCCTCCTGCCGGAGGGTCAGCACGAGGATCATCGGGAGCACCGGGAGCAGCCACTCGTTCGCCTGCGACATGAGTACTCGGAAAAACGGGCGCAACGAAAGAGTCTATACATCGATGCGCTAGGAAAGCTCGCCTCCCTGCCGGAACCCTATCCGCCGGACTCGCTGCATGCGCTTATGCACGTGATGCTCAGTCCCGACACAGAACTCTGCCACAAGCATGCTCTCGTCCTCTACTTGCTGATGGACCTGAACCAACAGCTAGCCGGGCGCTTCCAGATCGCGTTCCAGCTGAAAAGAGATGAGGCCAACTCGTTGCGCTCCTTCTGGTTCTTGGACCACGGCGACTACGAG AAATGCGTGAAGGAGTTATACAAGGATGCCACCCCCGCCAGTAACTGCGAAGCGTGGCAGGTACGGCTGTTAATAGAGAAGCTGCTAGATGATGGCGCCGTCAAGGCGGCCATGCAAGTGGCCAGCCTGCCTCCCGGTCCATTGTCCTCGGCGCTGCACATGAACGTGCTTCTTGCTAACAAAAACCTGCCGGAGGCATTCCAAATCGCCCGCCTGAACGACGACGAGAATGGTAAGCCGCTCCTAGAGCGCTTCTTCCGCCACTGCATAGAAATCGGACGCTTCAAAGTCCTGGCCGAGCTGTACCTGCGAGAGCCGGAGGAAAGGCTTTTGTACAGTCTGCTGCGCCAGAGCCGATCGCGTCAGACGGACTGCGTCCAATtgattctgctgctgcaaaagAGCAAGTTCATTGAGGCCGTGTCCTTCATGGATGAGGTGGCGGCCGAGCGGGAGCGAGATGACTCCTCCAGCACTATAATCTCAGCCTACCGCTCTACAATGGCACCAGTTGCACAGAACATCGCCGGCACCTATCTCCGGATCAGAGACACCTTGGACGGCTTGGAGGATGGCCAAAAGGGCGGTCTTTTGGAGCCATTCAGCTGCCAGCTGGTCAAACAGAACGCCAGCGGCCAGCTGGGCGGCATCTTCCAGAGTTCCGCCGTCAGTGCCCACTGGGCAACACACTGCCAGTCGCCGCCAAAGTTGCCCCCTGTTTCGATCCAATCAAAAATAGGATATACAAATGTTCCGTTTCTGCGGCACGCGCAGTACGGACTTTCGGAGCTTCCTTACCGGCGTCGCATAGTAAAGCCAGTCCCACACCAGGTGGTGGAGAAACGACAGCGGGAGCAAGAGGAGCAGCAAGAACAGAGTCAGCAAGGCACGAAGCAGCTGTATAAGCGTCGTTGTCTTAAGGTTGAAAGACTGGTGGAGGATGTAACAGATTACGTGAGATCCATTCGAGAACAGAATTCGAACAATTCGGAGACGGAAGGGGCGAAACAAAACGAGGCCACCAATCTATTGCAGGCGCCAACTTTCCTTAAGACGCGCCAGCCGACGACACGCCAGAGCAGCAGTTCGCCACAAGCGATTCCCACGATCCTCAAGCGAAACGCGGCTGTGGAGGCCGTGGAAGGCGCTCCGCCGGTAGCCACGTCTACAGCGCTAGCGGGGGCAAAGCGATTTCGCTTCATGCCGCCCATTCCTCTGCGAGCGGATAGATCGATGGATGTGGACAGCGAAGATGGGGTTGAGGAGGAGGAAGGGGAAGAGGAGGAGGGAACTGACGAGATCATTGTGGAGATCGAGTCGAGAAGCGAGCCAAGAAGCGCCTGCAGCATCGAGTCCGACGAGGAGGATGAATTCCTCTCGCCGTTAGCATCGGCCAATGTGTCTTTAGTGGACCAGGTTCCATCGCGGGATTCTCCTCGTTCTTTCGCGCCACCAGCAGGCCCACAGCCCCGGAACTCATTGCTTCATGGGAGGAACGATGTCGGAAGCAAGATTGCTACTGGGGCAGGGAGCGAGAGTAGTAGTGGATTCGGCAGCTTTGCCACCGTCCAACCGGCTCAGACGGCATCACATTCCCAGTTCGTGCCCACCATCTGCTCCTCCAAGATGTGCGAGACGCAGTCGCAGGTCTTCTCCAGCGGCAGCTATGTGGCAAAGATCTCCGAGCGGACTACCATATGTGGGGAAATGGAATCAACTGATCTTGGTGCGGAGTTGACGGCCGCACCCAGCGCACAATGGTCTCTGCCTTTGGCAAGGCCTGCCATCCAGGGACACCACCGGATGATGGACACCACGCTGGGAATGTCCACCTATGATGTGGCGTCACTTGAGCAGCAAGACACTGAGGATCAGGAGCAAGAACAGGAACTGAAACTGGGTGACACACAATCGCTTGAGGAGCAACAGAGTCCACAGGACGAGCTgatgcaggagcaggagcaggaacaggaacaggagcaaCGTCAAGATCAAGCACAGACACAAGAGCCTTCGGAGACCGGCGGTCAGCTTGCGTTCCTGGGCAGCGCAGAAGCAACGGCACAGGAGCCCCTCTCCTCGCCCACCTACAGCCTGAGTAGCGAAGACTCGGTCTTGTCCTCGGCCGGCATTAGGAATCCCCTGCTGCCAACCCTGCAGACCGATGACCCCATGTACTCCATCGTTGTTGAGTCGACGGGCTCCATAACCACATCCCGATCGGTAACGCACACGCCCACCTCCTTCCTGCCCAGCGACACGAACGTCTCCCAGACCTCTAGTCCGCGGGCACCTCATGGCGAGGATGGAGATGCCTCGCCGATCTCCCTGTATCGTGCCAATAGTCTGGAAACGGTTGATGACCTGGACACCACCAAGGGCTCGCtggaggaagaggaggaatACGACGAGGATGACTGCGTCATAGCGCTTGACGGAACAGAAGTGCGCGGCTATGTTGCCCGACCTCAGCAATCGGCGGCCTCCAGCAGTGCGGAGCTGTTTGCCTTCAAGGACGAATGCCAGGAGGAGGCGGCTAAGGGCCCCAGTCCCTTCCTTTCGCTGGGCGCCACGGTCAACAGCGACTCGGAGGTGGCCGACACCATTGTCCTAGACAGCGATGACGAGTCGCCAAAGGAGAATGATACTCTGCCGGAGCAGCAGAAAGAGTGGCCTATGGAAGAGGAGGCCCCGAGCAATGAGTCGGTGGCCACAGTGGCCTTTAGCGAACATAAGCAGCCACTTGCCGATAACAATATCGAGATGAAGGTGGTGGAGGCGGTGCCGGAAGTGGAACCCTTGCCAACAGACCAAGAAACGCAGCCTGGTGGTCTGGAAGAAATTCCGGAAGAGGAGGTTGACGTAGAAGCCGAAGAGGAACTCGTTGTGGTGGTCGAAGAGGAGGCGAATGAGCAGTCCAAAGAGGGCGACACAACAGAGACCAAAGAACCTTCCCAAGCGAAAGCCTTAGCCAATCCAGAACCACTATTGCCCGAAGAGGAGGATTCCAGGCAAAGCCTCAAGCTGATATTCTCCGGtgacgaggatgaggagcaaCCTATGCCAGCAGTGACGACTCGTTCCCTGCGACCGCGTCGCAGCTCCATGGAACAGCTGGGCAGTCCACGAACTCTGCGACCTCGTCGCAGCTCCATGGAACAGCTGGACAGTCCACGAACTCTGCGACCGCGGCGCAGCTCCATGGAACAGCTGGACACTCCACGAACTATGCGACCGCGGCGAGTTTCCCAGGAGCACCGCGATAGTCCAACTCCGGTGGCTGGTCGCAGGATGCGTTTGCGCAGTAGCGACGGCCCAACCACATCGCCCACATCCACTCCTCCAGTCTCGACGACCAAGCGTCGTGGGTTGCAGCACAAGCACCTGTTGGAGGTGATCGTCGAGCAGAGTCCCATGGACACTGCGCTACCACGCACCCGCTCGCGCACGCTCCTCAACGTGGACTCGGAAGCCGCAAGCTCCAgaccagccacgcccacaaacgcCAAGGGCCGCGGCAAGAGGGCCACCTCGCAGGCACCGACGACGGAGAGTCCCCGTGTCCGTCGCTCATTGCGAGGCAACAGCGAGCCGCCCGTTGCGGTGAGTGTGCAGCCCGTCCGCAAACCGAGGGCGGGAGGCGTCCGGACGCGCAAAACGAGCGGAGGCGACCAGTCTCCTGTGTCTTCTGCTCAGACAGATGTTCCCCCAGTTGTACCCGATTCAACTGCACAGGAGGAGCGGCCGCGTCTCCGACGCACCGCTAGACGACGCATCTCGGAACTGAGCGATCAGTCTGGGAATGCCACGACCACAGATGCTCCTGTTTCGGAAGCCACCAGTTCCAGGACCAGCTCGAGGGCCAACTccgccaccagcagcaccaccagcacccaGAATCGCGAGCTGCGTCCGCGCCAGCGTCGCACCTCCAAGACGGAACATTAG
- the LOC120455501 gene encoding RNA polymerase II subunit A C-terminal domain phosphatase SSU72, with the protein MTDPSKLSVAVVCSSNMNRSMEAHNFLAKKGFNVRSYGTGERVKLPGMAFDKPNVYEFGTSYEDIYRDLEAKDKEFYTQNGLLHMLDRNRRIKKCPERFQETKEQFDIIVTVEERVYDLVVLHMESMESVDNRPVHVLNVDVVDNAEDALMGAFLITDMINLMAKSTDLDNDIDEMIQEFEERRNRVILHSVLFY; encoded by the exons ATGACTGATCCTAGCAAGCTCTCCGTCGCCGTGGTCTGCTCCTCGAACATGAACCGCTCAATGGAGGCGCACAACTTCCTGGCCAAGAAAGGTTTCAACGTGCGCTCCTATGGCACCGGCGAGCGCGTCAAGCTGCCGGGCATGGCGTTCGACAAGCCGAATGTTTACGAGTTCGGCACCAGCTACGAGGACATCTACCGCGACCTGGAGGCCAAGGACAAGGAGTT CTACACACAGAACGGCCTGCTGCACATGCTCGACCGCAATCGGCGCATCAAGAAGTGCCCGGAACGCTTCCAGGAGACCAAAGAGCAGTTCGACATCATCGTCACCGTGGAGGAGCGCGTCTACGACCTGGTGGTGCTGCACATGGAGTCCATGGAGTCGGTGGACAACCGCCCCGTGCACGTTCTCAACGTGGATGTGGTGGACAACGCAGAGGATGCGTTAATGGGCGCCTTTCTCATCACAGACATGATCAACCTG ATGGCCAAGTCCACGGACCTGGACAATGACATCGACGAAATGATCCAGGAGTTTGAGGAGCGCCGCAACCGTGTCATTCTGCACTCGGTGCTCTTCTACTGA